A part of Corvus cornix cornix isolate S_Up_H32 chromosome Z, ASM73873v5, whole genome shotgun sequence genomic DNA contains:
- the GCNT4 gene encoding beta-1,3-galactosyl-O-glycosyl-glycoprotein beta-1,6-N-acetylglucosaminyltransferase 4 isoform X1 gives MMGMKRCKWSYKCPSQRKILILCVTGWLIALLKLLHVERHFFPSKDIYLVEHFLSTSPYVRNRYTYPRNEFQYEINCSSIYEQDPHEIGKSLEIRRKEIVDLADEDVVAMTSDCHVYRSLRKYHLKPVSPEEESFPIAYSLVVHKDAAMVERLIHSLYSRQNIYCIHYDKKAAKSFKSALNNIAKCFPNIFIASKLETVDYAHISRLQADFNCLSDLMDSPVPWKYVINLCGQDFPLRSNFELVAELKKLSGGNMLETSKPSSSKRERFTYHYELMKVPYEYMQMPVKTNISKNPPPHNIEIFVGSAYFVLSREFIQYTLESSLAKDFFEWSRDTYSPDEHFWATLVRVPGVPGEVPRSSQDVTDLQSKTRLVKWNYLEDYLYPPCTGTHLRSVCIYGAGELRWLLNYGHWFANKIDSKVDPVLVKCLAEKVAEQQKEWVHLSSDEHFLHLSSTKALI, from the exons ATGATGGG aatgAAGAGATGCAAGTGGTCCTACAAATGTCCCTCACAAAGGAAGATCCTGATTCTGTGTGTTACTGGGTGGCTGATTGCACTGTTGAAGCTCCTCCATGTTGAAAGacacttttttccctctaaagACATTTACTTGGTTGAGCACTTCTTGAGCACTTCTCCTTATGTTAGAAACAGGTATACGTACCCTAGAAATGAGTTCCAGTATGAAATTAATTGTTCATCTATATATGAACAAGATCCTCATGAAATTGGCAAGAGTTTAGagataagaagaaaagaaatagttgATTTAGCTGATGAAGATGTTGTAGCAATGACAAGTGACTGCCATGTGTATCGTTCACTTAGGAAATACCACCTAAAACCTGTTTCTCCAGAGGAGGAGAGTTTTCCAATTGCTTATTCTTTGGTTGTTCACAAAGATGCAGCAATGGTAGAAAGACTCATACATTCATTGTACAGTCGtcaaaatatttactgcatCCATTATgacaaaaaagcagcaaaaagttTCAAATCTGCTTTGAACAATATAGCTAAATGtttcccaaatattttcattgcatCAAAATTGGAGACAGTGGACTATGCACATATTTCACGTCTGCAAGCAGATTTTAATTGTTTGTCTGATTTGATGGACTCTCCAGTTCCTTGGAAGTATGTTATCAATTTGTGTGGCCAAGATTTCCCTTTGAGATCAAATTTTGAGTTGGTCGCTGAACTGAAGAAACTCAGTGGAGGAAACATGCTGGAAACTTCAAAGCCAAGCAGTAGCAAAAGAGAACGATTTACTTACCACTATGAACTTATGAAAGTGCCTTATGAATACATGCAGATGCCTGTAAAAACCAACATTTCCAAGAATCCGCCACCTCATAATATTGAGATATTTGTAGGCAGTGCCTATTTTGTTTTAAGCCGAGAATTTATTCAATATACCCTTGAAAGCTCACttgcaaaagatttttttgagtGGTCAAGGGACACGTACTCTCCAGATGAACATTTCTGGGCCACTCTTGTACGTGTTCCCGGGGTCCCTGGGGAAGTTCCAAGGTCATCCCAAGATGTAACAGACTTACAAAGCAAAACTCGTCTGGTGAAATGGAATTATCTTGAAGACTATTTGTATCCTCCATGCACTGGTACTCACCTTCGCAGTGTCTGCATCTACGGGGCCGGAGAATTAAGATGGCTTCTGAATTATGGGCACTGGTTCGCCAACAAGATTGACTCCAAAGTAGACCCTGTCTTGGTAAAATGCTTGGCAGAAAAGGTGGCAGAACAACAGAAGGAGTGGGTACATTTGTCCTCTGATGAACACTTTCTGCACTTAAGTTCTACAAAGGCCTTGATAtag
- the GCNT4 gene encoding beta-1,3-galactosyl-O-glycosyl-glycoprotein beta-1,6-N-acetylglucosaminyltransferase 4 isoform X2: protein MKRCKWSYKCPSQRKILILCVTGWLIALLKLLHVERHFFPSKDIYLVEHFLSTSPYVRNRYTYPRNEFQYEINCSSIYEQDPHEIGKSLEIRRKEIVDLADEDVVAMTSDCHVYRSLRKYHLKPVSPEEESFPIAYSLVVHKDAAMVERLIHSLYSRQNIYCIHYDKKAAKSFKSALNNIAKCFPNIFIASKLETVDYAHISRLQADFNCLSDLMDSPVPWKYVINLCGQDFPLRSNFELVAELKKLSGGNMLETSKPSSSKRERFTYHYELMKVPYEYMQMPVKTNISKNPPPHNIEIFVGSAYFVLSREFIQYTLESSLAKDFFEWSRDTYSPDEHFWATLVRVPGVPGEVPRSSQDVTDLQSKTRLVKWNYLEDYLYPPCTGTHLRSVCIYGAGELRWLLNYGHWFANKIDSKVDPVLVKCLAEKVAEQQKEWVHLSSDEHFLHLSSTKALI from the coding sequence atgAAGAGATGCAAGTGGTCCTACAAATGTCCCTCACAAAGGAAGATCCTGATTCTGTGTGTTACTGGGTGGCTGATTGCACTGTTGAAGCTCCTCCATGTTGAAAGacacttttttccctctaaagACATTTACTTGGTTGAGCACTTCTTGAGCACTTCTCCTTATGTTAGAAACAGGTATACGTACCCTAGAAATGAGTTCCAGTATGAAATTAATTGTTCATCTATATATGAACAAGATCCTCATGAAATTGGCAAGAGTTTAGagataagaagaaaagaaatagttgATTTAGCTGATGAAGATGTTGTAGCAATGACAAGTGACTGCCATGTGTATCGTTCACTTAGGAAATACCACCTAAAACCTGTTTCTCCAGAGGAGGAGAGTTTTCCAATTGCTTATTCTTTGGTTGTTCACAAAGATGCAGCAATGGTAGAAAGACTCATACATTCATTGTACAGTCGtcaaaatatttactgcatCCATTATgacaaaaaagcagcaaaaagttTCAAATCTGCTTTGAACAATATAGCTAAATGtttcccaaatattttcattgcatCAAAATTGGAGACAGTGGACTATGCACATATTTCACGTCTGCAAGCAGATTTTAATTGTTTGTCTGATTTGATGGACTCTCCAGTTCCTTGGAAGTATGTTATCAATTTGTGTGGCCAAGATTTCCCTTTGAGATCAAATTTTGAGTTGGTCGCTGAACTGAAGAAACTCAGTGGAGGAAACATGCTGGAAACTTCAAAGCCAAGCAGTAGCAAAAGAGAACGATTTACTTACCACTATGAACTTATGAAAGTGCCTTATGAATACATGCAGATGCCTGTAAAAACCAACATTTCCAAGAATCCGCCACCTCATAATATTGAGATATTTGTAGGCAGTGCCTATTTTGTTTTAAGCCGAGAATTTATTCAATATACCCTTGAAAGCTCACttgcaaaagatttttttgagtGGTCAAGGGACACGTACTCTCCAGATGAACATTTCTGGGCCACTCTTGTACGTGTTCCCGGGGTCCCTGGGGAAGTTCCAAGGTCATCCCAAGATGTAACAGACTTACAAAGCAAAACTCGTCTGGTGAAATGGAATTATCTTGAAGACTATTTGTATCCTCCATGCACTGGTACTCACCTTCGCAGTGTCTGCATCTACGGGGCCGGAGAATTAAGATGGCTTCTGAATTATGGGCACTGGTTCGCCAACAAGATTGACTCCAAAGTAGACCCTGTCTTGGTAAAATGCTTGGCAGAAAAGGTGGCAGAACAACAGAAGGAGTGGGTACATTTGTCCTCTGATGAACACTTTCTGCACTTAAGTTCTACAAAGGCCTTGATAtag